The following coding sequences are from one Candidatus Kinetoplastibacterium galatii TCC219 window:
- a CDS encoding Do family serine endopeptidase encodes MLEIKVSKFSSSRIFLSTLIIIKLCIAQCYISSYAQTIVGLTNNHSLNLPDFTSIVEKVESSVVNIRTMTNITNRDSSGFNNDPYDFFRWFFGPQLQQPIPIYPPQTNEEKTIPRGMGSGFFISDDGYILTNNHVVIDSTEIIVTLDDGKEFTAKVIGADDRTDIALLKIDSKNTKPVSIGRVDLVKKGQWVLAIGSPFGLDSTVTAGIVSAIGRDTGEYLSFIQADVAVNPGNSGGPLLNLNGEVIGVNSQIISRSGGFMGISLSIPIDEAMRVADQLRLSGKVIRGRIGVHIGEISKEVADALGLIKPYGALVSYVEHGSPADIAGVVAGDVILSFNNENIKKYTDLPRIVGQAKPGSKSTLIVFRHGKKIMLDIKIGEFQFDKACIVENNHELDKDSVVFDNIGLKVSNLPNDICSSLRINGGLLVKGSFGISASCGLKQGDIILAINEYCINGVKDFEKHLKALSKSKSIALLVRRGEQTQWVPIKFK; translated from the coding sequence ATGTTGGAAATTAAAGTATCTAAGTTTTCTAGCTCTAGGATATTTTTGTCAACGTTAATTATAATAAAATTGTGCATAGCTCAGTGCTATATTTCTTCCTATGCGCAAACTATAGTTGGTTTAACAAATAATCATTCTTTAAATTTACCAGATTTTACAAGTATTGTTGAAAAAGTAGAGTCCTCTGTTGTTAATATACGCACTATGACAAATATAACAAATAGAGATAGTAGTGGTTTTAATAATGATCCTTATGATTTTTTCAGATGGTTTTTTGGTCCACAATTACAACAACCTATTCCTATTTATCCTCCGCAGACTAATGAAGAGAAAACAATTCCGAGAGGAATGGGGTCTGGTTTTTTTATTTCTGATGATGGCTATATATTAACTAATAATCATGTTGTTATAGACTCAACAGAAATAATTGTTACTCTTGATGATGGTAAAGAGTTTACAGCGAAAGTTATTGGGGCAGATGATCGTACAGATATTGCTTTACTAAAAATAGATAGTAAGAATACTAAACCTGTGTCAATAGGAAGAGTTGACTTAGTTAAAAAAGGACAATGGGTTTTAGCAATAGGTTCTCCATTTGGATTGGATTCTACAGTTACTGCTGGTATTGTGAGTGCTATAGGTAGAGATACTGGTGAGTATTTATCATTTATACAGGCTGATGTAGCAGTTAACCCTGGAAATTCTGGAGGTCCTTTACTGAATTTAAATGGTGAAGTGATTGGAGTAAATTCTCAAATAATATCACGTAGTGGCGGATTCATGGGTATTTCTCTGTCTATACCAATAGATGAAGCTATGAGAGTTGCAGACCAATTACGATTGTCAGGTAAGGTTATACGCGGAAGAATTGGAGTACATATAGGAGAGATAAGTAAAGAAGTTGCTGATGCTCTTGGATTAATAAAACCTTACGGCGCCTTGGTTAGTTATGTTGAGCACGGTAGTCCAGCAGATATTGCGGGTGTTGTTGCTGGTGATGTTATCTTAAGTTTCAATAATGAGAATATAAAAAAATACACAGATTTACCTCGTATAGTTGGACAAGCAAAACCAGGAAGCAAATCTACCTTAATTGTCTTTCGTCATGGAAAAAAAATAATGCTAGACATTAAAATAGGAGAATTTCAGTTTGATAAAGCTTGTATTGTTGAAAATAATCATGAATTAGACAAAGATTCTGTTGTTTTTGATAATATTGGTCTGAAAGTCTCAAATTTACCTAACGATATTTGCTCAAGTTTACGCATAAATGGCGGATTATTAGTAAAAGGATCATTTGGAATATCAGCTTCTTGTGGCTTGAAACAAGGAGATATTATACTTGCCATTAATGAGTATTGTATAAATGGAGTTAAGGATTTTGAGAAACATCTTAAGGCCCTTAGTAAAAGCAAATCCATAGCTTTACTTGTAAGACGTGGTGAACAAACTCAATGGGTACCTATAAAATTTAAATAG